A region of Paraburkholderia largidicola DNA encodes the following proteins:
- a CDS encoding RBBP9/YdeN family alpha/beta hydrolase, producing the protein MELEQQNVIVLPGYMNSGVGHWQTRWEARYPNFSRVPMRDWDHPVCDEWCDTLDAAVAAEKAPVLLAAHSLGCLTVAFWAAHHASQDALAKVAGALLVAVPDPAGPGFPADAVGFDAVPMNKLSFPSIVVASTDDPYGGVPFSQACAAAWGSRWENIGPRGHINADSGLGDWDEGQGWLASMA; encoded by the coding sequence ATGGAGTTGGAGCAGCAGAACGTGATCGTGTTGCCGGGTTATATGAACTCAGGCGTGGGGCACTGGCAGACCCGGTGGGAAGCGCGTTATCCGAACTTCTCGCGCGTGCCGATGCGCGACTGGGACCATCCCGTTTGCGATGAGTGGTGCGATACGCTCGACGCTGCCGTCGCTGCTGAAAAAGCGCCTGTTCTGCTTGCGGCGCACAGCCTTGGCTGCCTGACGGTCGCGTTCTGGGCGGCCCACCATGCTTCACAGGATGCGCTGGCGAAAGTCGCGGGCGCGCTGCTCGTCGCGGTGCCCGATCCGGCCGGTCCAGGATTTCCCGCTGATGCGGTCGGGTTCGATGCCGTACCGATGAACAAGCTGTCTTTCCCGTCGATCGTCGTGGCGAGCACCGACGATCCGTACGGCGGCGTGCCGTTCTCGCAGGCCTGCGCGGCGGCATGGGGCAGCCGTTGGGAGAACATCGGCCCGCGCGGCCATATCAACGCCGACAGCGGCCTCGGCGACTGGGACGAAGGGCAGGGCTGGCTGGCTTCGATGGCGTGA
- a CDS encoding CaiB/BaiF CoA transferase family protein, translating to MGALSHIRVLDLTRVLAGPWCAQTLADFGADVIKVERPGAGDDTRHWGPPYLKTPEGTDTREAAYYLAANRNKRSVTVDIATPEGQQIVRELAAQSDVVLENYKVGQLKKYGLDYESLKAVKPDIVYCSVTGFGQTGPYAQRAGYDFIVQGIGGFMSITGERDGQPGGGPQKAGVAIADLMTGMYSSVAVLTALAHRDRTGEGQYIDMALLDVQVAMLANMNSNYLASGKPPARWGNAHPNIVPYQTFQTSDSWIIVAVGNDGQFRKFVEAGNRADLADDDRFATNPERVRNRETLVPILAEMVRTRSKHEWIDALEAAGVPCGPINDLEEVFENEQVVARGMEVQLPHPSGGTVKLVRNPIRMSATPPEAQAHPPTLGEHTEAILRDVLGYDDARIDALRGKSVI from the coding sequence ATGGGTGCACTCAGTCATATCCGCGTACTGGACCTTACCCGCGTGCTTGCCGGTCCGTGGTGCGCGCAGACGCTAGCCGATTTCGGCGCCGACGTAATCAAGGTCGAGCGGCCGGGCGCCGGCGACGACACGCGCCACTGGGGGCCGCCGTACCTGAAGACGCCGGAGGGCACGGACACCCGCGAAGCCGCCTACTACCTCGCGGCGAACCGCAACAAGCGCTCGGTGACCGTCGATATCGCCACGCCCGAAGGGCAGCAGATCGTCCGTGAACTGGCCGCGCAAAGCGACGTCGTGCTGGAGAACTACAAGGTCGGCCAGTTGAAGAAGTACGGGCTCGACTATGAGTCGCTGAAGGCCGTGAAACCCGACATCGTCTACTGCTCGGTGACGGGCTTCGGTCAGACGGGGCCGTATGCGCAGCGCGCGGGCTACGACTTCATCGTGCAGGGCATCGGCGGCTTCATGAGCATTACGGGCGAGCGCGACGGCCAGCCAGGCGGCGGACCGCAGAAGGCAGGCGTGGCGATCGCGGACCTGATGACGGGCATGTACTCGAGCGTCGCCGTGCTGACGGCGCTCGCGCACCGCGACCGCACGGGCGAAGGCCAGTACATCGACATGGCGCTGCTCGACGTGCAGGTCGCCATGCTCGCGAACATGAACTCGAACTACCTCGCGAGCGGCAAGCCGCCAGCGCGCTGGGGCAACGCACACCCGAACATCGTCCCCTATCAGACGTTCCAGACGAGCGACAGCTGGATCATCGTCGCCGTAGGCAACGACGGACAGTTCCGTAAGTTCGTCGAAGCGGGCAACCGCGCGGATCTGGCCGACGACGACCGCTTCGCGACCAACCCGGAGCGCGTGCGCAACCGCGAAACGCTCGTGCCGATCCTCGCGGAGATGGTCCGCACGCGCAGCAAGCACGAATGGATCGACGCGCTCGAAGCGGCAGGCGTGCCCTGCGGCCCGATCAACGATCTGGAAGAGGTGTTCGAGAACGAGCAGGTGGTCGCGCGCGGCATGGAGGTTCAATTGCCACATCCGTCGGGCGGCACCGTGAAGCTGGTGCGCAACCCTATCCGCATGAGCGCGACGCCGCCCGAGGCGCAGGCCCATCCACCGACGCTCGGCGAGCATACGGAAGCGATCCTGCGCGACGTGCTCGGATATGACGATGCGCGCATCGACGCGCTGCGGGGTAAGTCGGTGATCTGA
- the alaS gene encoding alanine--tRNA ligase, producing the protein MKAAEIREKFLKFFESKGHTIVRSSSLVPGNDPTLLFTNSGMVQFKDVFLGTESRPYSRATTSQRSVRAGGKHNDLENVGYTARHHTFFEMLGNFSFGDYFKRDAIHYAWELLTGVYQLPKEKLWVTVYQEDDEAFNIWEKEVGVPAERIIRIGDNKGARYASDNFWQMADVGPCGPCSEIFYDHGPEVWGGPPGSPEEDGDRYIEIWNLVFMQFSRDAQGNMTPLPKQCVDTGMGLERIAAVLQHVHSNYEIDLFQALIKAAGRETGVEDLSNNSLKVIADHIRACSFLIVDGVIPGNEGRGYVLRRIVRRAIRHGYKLGRKGSFFHKMVADLVAQMGGAYPELKDAEQRVTDVLRQEEERFFETIEHGMSILESALADLEAKGGKTLDGEVAFKLHDTYGFPLDLTADVCREREVTVDEPAFDEAMARQREQARAAGKFKMAQGLEYSGAKTTFHGYEEIVFDDAKVTALYVDGASVNEVTKGQQAVVVLDHTPFYAESGGQVGDQGVLANASVRFAVADTLKVQADVVGHHGTLEQGALKVGDVVKAEIDAIRRARTARNHSATHLMHKALREVLGGHVQQKGSLVDADKTRFDFAHNAPMTDEEIRRVEAIVNAEVLANAPGIVQVMPYDEAVKGGAMALFGEKYGDEVRVLDLGFSRELCGGTHVHRTGDIGFFKIVMEGGVAAGIRRVEAITGDNAVRYVQELDARINAAAAALKAQPSELTQRISMVQDQVKSLEKELGALKSKLASSQGDELAGQAIEVSGVQVLAATLEGADVKTLRETVDKLKDKLKSAAIVLASVEGGKVSLIAGVTAEASKKVKAGELVNFVAQQVGGKGGGRPDMAQAGGTEPANLPAALAGVKGWVEAQL; encoded by the coding sequence ATGAAAGCCGCCGAAATCCGCGAGAAATTCCTCAAGTTCTTCGAATCGAAGGGCCATACGATCGTCCGTTCGTCGAGCCTCGTGCCCGGCAACGACCCGACGCTGCTCTTCACCAATTCGGGCATGGTGCAGTTCAAAGATGTGTTTCTCGGCACCGAATCGCGTCCGTACTCGCGGGCTACGACCTCGCAGCGCAGCGTGCGCGCGGGCGGCAAGCACAACGACCTGGAAAACGTCGGCTACACGGCGCGTCACCATACGTTCTTCGAAATGCTCGGCAACTTCTCGTTTGGCGACTATTTCAAGCGCGACGCGATCCACTATGCGTGGGAACTGCTGACGGGCGTCTACCAGTTGCCGAAGGAAAAGCTCTGGGTCACGGTCTACCAGGAAGACGACGAAGCCTTCAACATCTGGGAGAAGGAAGTCGGCGTGCCGGCAGAGCGCATCATCCGCATCGGCGACAACAAGGGCGCGCGCTACGCATCGGACAACTTCTGGCAGATGGCCGACGTCGGCCCGTGCGGCCCGTGCTCGGAAATCTTCTACGACCACGGTCCCGAAGTGTGGGGCGGCCCGCCGGGATCGCCTGAAGAAGACGGCGACCGTTACATCGAGATCTGGAATCTCGTCTTCATGCAGTTCAGCCGCGACGCACAGGGCAACATGACGCCGCTGCCTAAGCAGTGCGTGGACACGGGCATGGGTCTCGAGCGTATCGCGGCCGTGCTGCAGCACGTGCACAGCAACTACGAGATCGACCTGTTCCAGGCGCTGATCAAGGCGGCCGGGCGCGAAACGGGCGTCGAAGACCTGTCGAACAACTCGCTGAAGGTGATCGCCGATCACATCCGCGCGTGCTCGTTCCTGATCGTCGACGGCGTGATTCCCGGCAACGAAGGCCGCGGCTACGTGCTGCGCCGTATCGTGCGCCGCGCGATCCGCCACGGCTACAAGTTGGGCCGCAAGGGTTCGTTCTTCCACAAGATGGTGGCCGATCTCGTCGCGCAGATGGGCGGCGCGTATCCCGAACTGAAAGACGCCGAGCAGCGCGTCACGGACGTGCTGCGTCAGGAAGAAGAGCGCTTCTTCGAGACCATCGAGCACGGCATGTCGATCCTCGAAAGCGCGCTGGCCGATCTGGAAGCGAAGGGCGGCAAGACGCTCGACGGCGAAGTCGCGTTCAAGCTGCACGACACCTACGGCTTCCCGCTCGATCTGACGGCGGACGTCTGCCGCGAGCGCGAAGTGACGGTCGACGAGCCGGCATTCGACGAAGCCATGGCCCGTCAGCGCGAACAGGCGCGTGCGGCCGGCAAGTTCAAGATGGCGCAGGGCCTCGAATACTCGGGCGCGAAGACTACGTTCCACGGCTACGAAGAGATCGTCTTCGACGACGCGAAGGTCACGGCGCTGTATGTCGACGGCGCGTCCGTCAACGAAGTGACGAAGGGTCAGCAGGCCGTCGTCGTGCTCGATCACACACCGTTCTACGCGGAATCGGGTGGTCAGGTCGGCGATCAGGGCGTGCTGGCGAACGCGAGCGTGCGCTTCGCCGTCGCCGATACGCTCAAGGTGCAGGCGGACGTCGTGGGCCACCACGGCACGCTGGAACAGGGCGCGCTGAAGGTCGGCGACGTCGTGAAGGCTGAGATCGACGCGATCCGCCGCGCACGCACGGCCCGCAACCACTCGGCTACCCACCTGATGCACAAGGCGCTGCGCGAAGTGCTCGGTGGCCACGTGCAACAGAAGGGCTCGCTCGTCGACGCCGACAAGACCCGTTTCGACTTCGCGCATAACGCGCCGATGACGGACGAAGAAATCCGCCGCGTCGAAGCCATCGTCAACGCGGAAGTGTTGGCGAACGCGCCGGGCATCGTGCAGGTGATGCCGTACGACGAAGCGGTGAAGGGTGGCGCCATGGCGCTGTTCGGCGAGAAGTACGGCGACGAAGTGCGCGTGCTGGATCTGGGCTTTTCGCGCGAGCTGTGCGGCGGCACGCACGTACATCGCACGGGCGACATCGGCTTCTTCAAGATCGTGATGGAAGGCGGCGTCGCGGCGGGCATCCGTCGCGTTGAAGCGATCACCGGCGACAACGCGGTGCGTTATGTGCAGGAGCTCGACGCGCGCATCAACGCAGCGGCCGCGGCGCTGAAGGCGCAGCCGTCGGAACTGACGCAGCGTATCTCGATGGTTCAGGACCAGGTGAAATCGCTGGAAAAGGAACTGGGCGCGCTGAAGTCGAAGCTTGCGTCGAGCCAGGGCGATGAACTGGCCGGCCAGGCCATAGAGGTCTCCGGCGTGCAGGTGCTGGCGGCGACGCTGGAAGGCGCGGACGTCAAGACGCTGCGCGAAACCGTCGACAAGCTGAAGGACAAGCTCAAGAGCGCGGCGATCGTGCTGGCGTCCGTCGAAGGCGGCAAGGTCAGCCTGATCGCGGGCGTCACGGCCGAGGCGAGCAAGAAGGTCAAGGCGGGTGAACTGGTCAACTTCGTCGCGCAGCAGGTCGGCGGCAAGGGCGGCGGCCGTCCGGATATGGCGCAGGCGGGCGGCACCGAGCCGGCCAATCTGCCGGCAGCGCTGGCTGGCGTGAAGGGCTGGGTCGAAGCGCAGCTTTAA
- a CDS encoding threonine aldolase family protein yields the protein MQHFASDNYAGICPEALEALIAANNSGHEPAYGDDSWTQQVCDRLRNLFQTDCEVFFVFNGTAANSLALASLCQSYHSVICHELAHIETDECGGPEFFSNGSKLLTAPGVGGKLTPDAIEAVVTRRADIHYPKPKVVTLTQSTEVGTVYSVEEIRAIAAIAKRRHLKVHMDGARFANAVAALDVHPSEITWRAGVDVLCFGGTKNGLPVGEVVVFFDRALADDFAYRLKQAGQLASKMRFISAPWLGLLDNDVWLRNARHANAMAQLMESRLAEIPGVSIMFPTETNAVFAQLPPQVAKAMRTRGWKFYEFIGAGGCRLMCAWDTQPETVERFVAEVRELCAA from the coding sequence ATGCAACATTTTGCGTCGGACAACTACGCCGGTATCTGCCCCGAGGCGCTCGAAGCGCTGATCGCCGCCAACAACAGCGGCCACGAACCGGCCTACGGCGACGACTCGTGGACGCAGCAAGTCTGCGACCGTCTGCGCAACCTGTTCCAGACCGACTGCGAAGTGTTCTTCGTGTTCAACGGTACGGCGGCGAACTCGCTGGCGCTGGCGTCGTTGTGCCAGTCCTACCACTCCGTGATCTGCCACGAACTGGCGCACATCGAAACGGACGAATGCGGCGGCCCTGAGTTCTTCTCGAACGGCTCGAAGCTGCTGACGGCGCCGGGCGTCGGCGGCAAGCTCACGCCCGATGCAATCGAAGCCGTCGTCACGCGCCGCGCCGATATCCACTATCCGAAGCCCAAGGTCGTCACGCTCACGCAATCGACGGAAGTGGGCACCGTGTACAGCGTCGAGGAAATTCGCGCGATCGCGGCGATCGCGAAGCGCCGCCACCTGAAGGTGCACATGGACGGCGCGCGCTTCGCGAACGCCGTTGCCGCGCTCGACGTGCATCCGTCGGAGATCACGTGGCGCGCGGGCGTCGACGTGCTGTGCTTCGGCGGCACGAAGAACGGCTTGCCCGTGGGCGAGGTGGTCGTGTTCTTCGATCGCGCGCTCGCCGATGACTTCGCGTATCGCCTCAAGCAGGCGGGACAGCTTGCCTCGAAGATGCGCTTCATCTCCGCGCCGTGGCTCGGCCTGCTCGACAACGATGTCTGGCTGCGCAACGCGCGCCACGCGAACGCGATGGCGCAACTGATGGAATCGCGCCTCGCGGAAATTCCGGGCGTCAGCATCATGTTCCCGACGGAAACGAACGCCGTGTTCGCGCAACTGCCGCCGCAGGTCGCGAAGGCGATGCGTACGCGCGGCTGGAAGTTCTACGAGTTCATCGGCGCGGGCGGCTGCCGGTTGATGTGCGCGTGGGACACGCAGCCGGAAACGGTCGAGCGCTTCGTCGCGGAAGTCCGCGAGTTGTGCGCCGCTTGA
- the ggt gene encoding gamma-glutamyltransferase: MSLPMLRASRALSGADMHAESHAGAYADSCSSAGRVVARGAFARFATTLALTGALFASLVASPAVDAKTAQPKPVLDASAVATPDRYAADAAQQMFAAGGNAVDAAVAIAFTLAVTYPDAGNIGGGGFMTVYMDGKPYFLDYREKAPQSATRDMYLDDKGNVIKGMSLVGHRAVAVPGTVDGMWEAQKRFGKLKWKQVLAPAIKYATDGFPVEPWLQKRREFAAQNFGGKTNFDAYFSNLKAGVVFRQPELAQTLTRIASDGGREFYEGQTADLIARQMYGHGLLTKSDLVQYKAVWRQPVTASWNGYQIVTAPPPSSGGIGLIQLLKMKADLKPQFDGVELNSEPYIHLVSQIEDRVFADRQQYMGDPDSYRVPVDKLIDDAYLAKRVEDITPDEVPGAVPVKPGLGDSMPEKAQTTHFSVVDKWGNAVSNTYTLNGPFGSGVVVDGGGFVLNDEMDDFEIKAGVANQFGVTSGDVNTIAPGRRPLSSMAPTILTKDGKVSLVIGTPGGSRIFTSIFQVMTNLYDFNMPPADALAAMRFHHQLLPQKTIYFEPYHPIDGELAEQLKTRGYTLQGQTFNGDVQMIRIDGTTPQPAADPRGVGVGRVIQ, encoded by the coding sequence ATGTCCCTTCCGATGTTGCGCGCGTCTCGCGCGCTTTCCGGCGCCGACATGCATGCCGAATCCCATGCGGGCGCCTACGCCGATTCCTGTTCCAGCGCCGGCCGCGTCGTTGCGCGTGGCGCGTTTGCGCGCTTCGCCACGACGCTCGCGCTGACGGGCGCGCTGTTCGCGAGCCTGGTCGCTTCGCCCGCCGTCGACGCGAAGACGGCGCAGCCGAAGCCCGTGCTCGACGCGTCAGCCGTCGCAACGCCCGACCGCTACGCCGCCGACGCCGCCCAGCAGATGTTCGCGGCAGGCGGCAATGCCGTCGATGCAGCCGTCGCGATCGCCTTCACGCTCGCCGTCACGTACCCGGATGCGGGCAATATCGGCGGCGGCGGGTTCATGACGGTGTACATGGACGGCAAGCCGTACTTTCTCGACTACCGCGAGAAAGCGCCGCAGAGCGCGACGCGCGACATGTATCTCGACGACAAGGGCAACGTGATCAAGGGCATGAGCCTCGTCGGACATCGCGCGGTGGCCGTGCCGGGCACGGTCGACGGCATGTGGGAAGCGCAGAAGCGCTTCGGCAAGCTCAAATGGAAGCAGGTGCTCGCGCCCGCCATCAAGTACGCGACGGACGGCTTCCCCGTCGAGCCGTGGCTGCAGAAGCGCCGCGAATTCGCGGCGCAGAACTTCGGCGGCAAGACCAATTTCGATGCGTATTTCTCGAACCTGAAGGCGGGCGTCGTGTTCCGCCAGCCCGAGCTCGCGCAGACCCTGACGCGAATCGCATCCGATGGCGGCCGCGAGTTCTACGAAGGGCAAACGGCCGATCTGATCGCACGGCAGATGTACGGGCACGGCCTGCTCACGAAATCGGATCTGGTGCAGTACAAGGCCGTGTGGCGGCAGCCGGTGACGGCCAGCTGGAACGGCTATCAGATCGTGACCGCGCCGCCGCCCAGTTCGGGCGGCATCGGCTTGATCCAGTTGCTGAAAATGAAGGCGGACCTGAAGCCTCAGTTCGACGGGGTCGAGTTGAATTCCGAGCCGTATATCCATCTGGTGTCGCAAATCGAGGACCGCGTGTTCGCCGATCGCCAGCAGTACATGGGCGACCCCGATTCGTACCGCGTGCCCGTCGACAAGCTGATCGACGACGCCTACCTCGCGAAGCGCGTCGAGGACATCACGCCTGACGAAGTGCCGGGCGCCGTGCCCGTCAAGCCGGGCCTCGGCGACTCGATGCCGGAAAAGGCGCAGACGACGCACTTCTCGGTGGTCGACAAGTGGGGTAACGCGGTGTCGAACACGTACACGCTGAACGGGCCGTTCGGCTCGGGTGTGGTCGTCGACGGCGGCGGGTTCGTGCTGAACGACGAGATGGACGACTTCGAGATCAAAGCCGGCGTGGCGAACCAGTTCGGCGTGACGAGCGGCGACGTCAACACGATCGCGCCGGGGCGCCGGCCGTTGTCATCGATGGCGCCGACCATCCTGACGAAGGACGGCAAGGTGTCGCTCGTGATCGGCACGCCGGGCGGTTCGCGCATCTTCACGTCGATCTTCCAGGTGATGACGAACCTGTACGACTTCAACATGCCGCCCGCCGACGCGCTCGCCGCGATGCGCTTTCACCATCAGTTGCTGCCGCAGAAGACGATCTACTTCGAGCCGTACCATCCCATCGACGGCGAACTCGCCGAACAGTTGAAGACGCGCGGCTACACGCTGCAGGGCCAGACGTTCAACGGTGACGTCCAGATGATCCGCATCGACGGCACGACCCCGCAACCGGCTGCCGATCCGCGCGGCGTCGGCGTCGGCCGTGTGATTCAATAG
- a CDS encoding LysR family transcriptional regulator, with translation MDLAALTIFRAVVRENGVTRAAAKLNRVQSNVTTRIKQLEEQLGTELFVRDGRRLVLTPAGETLLPYAERLLALADEARHAVKDARPSGRLRLGTMESVAATRLPGLLAQYHQTWPDVALELETGTTGKLIERVREFEVDAAIVATPLDPGWIGELFEVVPVFREELVMVSPRGHPPIRHAGDISLSTLIAFEVGCAYRTHIEKWYMEHGIRPARVLELGSYHAIVACVAAGAGVAFAPRSVLALLPESDDIAVHPLAELGSIETLLVWRRGHFSSALNALRGMLVASGNVQEKPAVEVAA, from the coding sequence ATGGATCTTGCCGCCCTGACAATCTTTCGCGCCGTCGTGCGCGAAAACGGCGTGACGCGCGCTGCAGCGAAGCTCAATCGCGTGCAATCGAACGTGACCACGCGTATCAAGCAACTCGAAGAGCAGTTGGGCACCGAGCTGTTCGTTCGCGACGGACGGCGGCTCGTGCTGACGCCCGCGGGCGAAACGCTGCTGCCCTATGCCGAACGGCTGCTCGCGCTCGCCGACGAAGCCCGCCACGCAGTCAAGGACGCCCGTCCGAGCGGACGCCTGCGGCTGGGCACGATGGAGAGCGTCGCGGCGACCCGGTTGCCCGGACTGCTCGCGCAGTACCACCAGACGTGGCCCGACGTGGCGCTCGAACTGGAGACGGGGACGACGGGCAAGCTGATCGAGCGCGTGCGCGAATTCGAGGTGGATGCGGCGATCGTCGCGACACCGCTCGATCCCGGCTGGATCGGCGAGCTCTTCGAGGTCGTGCCCGTGTTTCGCGAGGAACTGGTGATGGTGTCGCCGCGCGGTCATCCTCCCATCCGTCATGCGGGCGATATTTCGCTTTCGACGCTGATCGCGTTCGAGGTGGGCTGCGCGTACCGCACGCATATCGAGAAGTGGTACATGGAGCACGGCATCCGGCCCGCGCGGGTGCTGGAACTCGGCTCGTATCACGCGATCGTCGCGTGCGTGGCGGCGGGCGCGGGCGTGGCTTTCGCGCCGCGCTCGGTGCTGGCACTGCTGCCCGAATCGGACGATATCGCCGTGCATCCGCTCGCCGAGCTAGGCAGCATCGAAACGCTGCTGGTCTGGCGACGCGGCCATTTCTCGTCGGCACTGAATGCGTTGCGCGGGATGCTGGTCGCGAGCGGGAACGTGCAGGAGAAGCCGGCGGTCGAGGTGGCTGCCTGA
- a CDS encoding YbfB/YjiJ family MFS transporter: MNDFATHTLQQNHASPHAARRAALACMAALAVALGVGRFAFTPLLPLMLRGGELDIRHGGWLASLNYAGYFLGAIGCVALRMDAARVVNAGLASTVLLVLAMGVTHQFWVWAVVRFVAGAISAWTFVFASQWGLRRLAELGANEWGGVIYTGPGLGIAATGLLVSAAGGYGASAGWIGFGLLSAVLTVLVWRTFEPASTAKAGARASADKDASTQTDAHRHRAHLHRADALWLIVLYGVPGFGYIITATFLPVIARAALPVDSPWPDLFWPMFGGALVVGALAGARLPAHWDNRTLLAGCYVLQALGILAGIVSPTAGGFALGSALIGLPFTAITLFAMREARRLHGDNAAGLMGYATAAYGLGQIAGPLVAAPIAAHTGSFTLALWLAALSLLAGAVGLVVVAVLRPLLRG; the protein is encoded by the coding sequence ATGAACGATTTCGCCACCCATACCCTCCAGCAAAACCACGCTTCACCTCATGCCGCGCGCCGCGCCGCGCTCGCCTGCATGGCAGCGCTTGCTGTCGCGCTCGGCGTCGGCCGCTTCGCCTTTACGCCGCTGTTGCCGTTGATGCTCCGTGGCGGTGAACTCGATATCCGACACGGCGGCTGGCTCGCGTCGCTCAACTACGCGGGGTACTTTCTCGGCGCGATCGGCTGCGTCGCGCTGCGCATGGACGCCGCTCGCGTGGTAAACGCGGGTCTCGCGTCGACTGTGCTGCTCGTACTCGCGATGGGCGTCACGCATCAGTTCTGGGTGTGGGCGGTGGTACGTTTCGTCGCGGGCGCGATCAGCGCGTGGACCTTCGTGTTCGCGTCGCAATGGGGCTTGCGCCGGCTTGCCGAACTCGGCGCGAACGAGTGGGGCGGCGTGATCTACACAGGTCCGGGCCTCGGCATCGCCGCGACGGGCCTGCTGGTCAGCGCGGCGGGCGGATATGGTGCGTCGGCGGGCTGGATCGGTTTTGGGCTCCTATCGGCCGTGCTGACGGTGCTCGTGTGGCGCACGTTCGAGCCGGCATCGACGGCGAAGGCGGGCGCACGCGCATCGGCGGACAAGGACGCGTCGACGCAGACTGACGCGCATCGGCATCGCGCGCATCTGCATCGCGCGGATGCTCTCTGGCTGATCGTCCTCTATGGCGTGCCTGGCTTCGGCTACATCATCACCGCCACGTTTTTGCCCGTGATCGCCCGCGCTGCGTTGCCGGTGGATTCGCCGTGGCCCGACCTGTTCTGGCCGATGTTCGGCGGCGCGCTGGTGGTTGGCGCGCTGGCGGGCGCGCGTCTGCCGGCGCACTGGGACAACCGCACGCTGCTGGCGGGTTGCTACGTGCTGCAGGCGCTCGGCATTCTCGCGGGCATCGTGTCGCCGACGGCGGGCGGATTCGCGCTCGGCAGCGCGCTGATCGGCTTGCCGTTTACGGCTATCACGCTATTCGCGATGCGCGAGGCGCGCCGGTTGCACGGCGACAACGCGGCGGGACTGATGGGCTATGCGACGGCGGCCTACGGCCTCGGGCAGATCGCGGGGCCGCTCGTCGCCGCGCCGATCGCCGCGCACACCGGTTCGTTCACGCTGGCGTTGTGGCTGGCGGCGCTCAGTTTGCTCGCCGGAGCCGTGGGTCTCGTCGTGGTGGCGGTGCTGCGGCCGTTATTGCGCGGCTGA
- a CDS encoding iron-containing alcohol dehydrogenase, whose protein sequence is MAYIYYLTHIHLGYDALAQLPAECERSGIRRPLVVTDKGVMAAGVAQQAIDALKLSGVPIFDDTPSNPTEAMVMAAAQRYREEGCDGLVAIGGGSSIDLAKGVAIMATHPGTMTDYATIEGGSAKITDKAAPLIAIPTTAGTGSEVARGAIVILDDGRKLGFHSWHLLPKAAICDPGLTLGLPPSLTAATGMDAIAHCIETFLAPSFNPPADGIALDGLERAWANIELATRDGQNRDARLHMMSASMQGAMAFQKGLGCVHSLSHPLGGVSVNGRTSLHHGTLNAVVLPAVLRFNEGAPSVVENRRYARMRRVMNLPDNADLAAALHDMTARLGLPTGLKQMGVDESAFDKVIKGALADHCHKTNPREATADNYRRMLIESM, encoded by the coding sequence ATGGCCTACATCTACTATCTGACGCACATTCATCTCGGCTACGACGCGCTCGCGCAGTTGCCGGCGGAGTGCGAGCGCTCGGGCATCAGACGCCCGCTCGTGGTGACGGACAAGGGCGTGATGGCGGCGGGCGTCGCGCAGCAGGCAATCGACGCGTTGAAACTGTCCGGCGTGCCCATCTTCGACGACACGCCGTCGAACCCCACGGAAGCGATGGTGATGGCGGCTGCGCAGCGTTATCGGGAGGAAGGCTGCGACGGGCTGGTGGCGATAGGCGGCGGCTCGTCGATCGATCTGGCCAAGGGCGTCGCGATCATGGCGACGCATCCGGGCACGATGACGGACTACGCGACGATCGAAGGCGGCAGCGCAAAGATCACCGACAAGGCCGCGCCGCTGATCGCGATTCCGACCACGGCGGGCACGGGCAGCGAAGTGGCGCGCGGCGCAATCGTGATCCTGGACGATGGCCGCAAGCTCGGCTTCCATTCCTGGCATCTGCTGCCGAAGGCGGCGATCTGCGATCCCGGTCTCACGCTCGGCCTGCCGCCGTCGCTGACGGCTGCGACGGGCATGGACGCGATCGCGCACTGCATCGAAACGTTTCTCGCGCCGTCGTTCAATCCGCCTGCCGACGGCATTGCGCTCGACGGTCTGGAGCGCGCGTGGGCGAACATCGAACTTGCGACGCGCGACGGCCAGAACCGCGACGCGCGCCTGCATATGATGAGCGCGTCGATGCAGGGCGCGATGGCGTTCCAGAAAGGACTCGGCTGCGTGCATTCGCTGTCGCATCCGCTCGGCGGCGTGTCGGTGAACGGGCGCACGTCGCTGCATCACGGCACGCTGAACGCCGTCGTGCTGCCCGCCGTGCTGCGCTTCAACGAGGGCGCGCCGTCCGTCGTCGAAAACCGCCGTTATGCGCGCATGCGTCGCGTGATGAATCTGCCGGACAACGCCGATCTCGCCGCAGCGCTGCACGACATGACCGCGCGCCTCGGACTGCCGACGGGCCTGAAGCAGATGGGCGTCGACGAAAGCGCGTTCGACAAGGTCATCAAGGGCGCGCTCGCCGATCATTGCCACAAGACCAATCCGCGCGAAGCGACGGCCGACAATTATCGGCGGATGCTGATCGAGTCGATGTAA